The genomic region CCCGTGAAGTGGTATTGCCAGCAATATTAAAAAATTTCTGATTCTTTACCGCGCCTCCAGTCGACGAAAGATTAAGCTTTCCGTATAGTGGCGGCAATTTTTTAGTCTCCGGGAAATTTTCAATGATCAGTCTGATTGCGGCGTTAGCAATAGATCGCGTTATTGGTATGGAAAACGCCATGCCGTGGAATCTGCCAGCCGATCTCGCCTGGTTTAAACGCAATACGTTAAATAAACCTGTTGTTATGGGGCGCCACACTTGGGAGTCCATTGGTCGACCGCTGCCTGGGCGCAAAAATATCGTTATCAGCAGCCAGTCCGGCACCGACGATCGCGTGCAGTGGGTGAAATCTATTGATGAGGCCATTGCCGCCTGTGGGGATGCCGAAGAAATCATGGTGATTGGCGGCGGGCGCGTTTACGAGCAGTTCCTGCCAAAGGCACAGAAACTCTATCTGACGCATATTGATGCTGAAGTGGAAGGGGATACCCATTTCCCGGACTATGAGCCGGATGACTGGGAATCCGTGTTCAGCGAGTTTCACGACGCGGATGCGCAGAACTCGCACAGCTACTGTTTCGAGATTCTGGAACGTCGATAACGATTCCCGTGCCGGATGGCGGCTTCGCCTCATCCGGCCAACGGAATTTGTAGGCCGGATACGCGAAGCGCCATCCGGCAATCACACACTCAGGCGCTGGCCGCTTCCCCTTCGCCCAAATCCATCTGACGATTCGACGGCTGGACAAAGTACTGCTTATCTTCCCAACGCAGGCAGGTTAAATCCCCACCCCAACAGCAGCC from Citrobacter sp. RHB25-C09 harbors:
- the folA gene encoding type 3 dihydrofolate reductase, which translates into the protein MISLIAALAIDRVIGMENAMPWNLPADLAWFKRNTLNKPVVMGRHTWESIGRPLPGRKNIVISSQSGTDDRVQWVKSIDEAIAACGDAEEIMVIGGGRVYEQFLPKAQKLYLTHIDAEVEGDTHFPDYEPDDWESVFSEFHDADAQNSHSYCFEILERR